CGGTTGGCGCGTGTACGATGGCCGTGCGAAGACCATCACCGATATGTTTTATGACAAGTCCGTGGCCCATGATGAATATGTGGACCGCACCAAGCAGCTTGCCAAGCAAGGCATGCCGGACAAGCAGTTAGTGGTGGAGGGAATGGCCTTGGGCGCCGCCAAGCGCTACGCCGAGCGCTTCGCGCCCACCTCGGCCACGGTTAGGCGCAAGCTCTACACGGGCGGTGATCGACGCCTGAGCGATGCGAACGTCCACATCGGCCGCAACGACTGGCAATCTGCGATGCACATCTGGGAGTCCATGCTCACTGATCCCGAGGTGAAGTTGCGCGGCAAGGCCTGCTACAACATCGCCGTGGCGAACGAAGTGCTGGGTGACCTGCCCAAGGCCCGGGAGTGCGCCGAGCGCGCCACCACCGAATTCGGGAACAAATGGGGCAAGGACTACGCCGCAGAGCTGGACGTGCGTATGAAGAACGAGATGCGCGCCAGAATGGAGACCGAACAGATGGGGGCGGAGTGATCCAGATGCAAGGCGCGAGAGGACAACACATTTCTTTAGACTCAGCCACAGAAAAGGTTTGACGGAAAGGAGAAATAGTCGGCACGAACACTACTTGTTTTCTATGGCGTACTACTAAAGTGGTATTGTAGCAGGGCAATGACCGACGGTACTTCGCAGACGAAAAAATACCTTGCTACCTGAAGTCCATAGATTACTTTCGATACGAAAAGCAACCATGCTAACTCCATTGCCCACCATGAAACAGATACTCTCCCTACTTATTTTCTGCGCTAGTTATTCAACAGTATTGGCGCAGCCCGGCTATCTGGATACCAACTTTGGCGACGGCGGCACTGTGGTGGTGCCACACTTGGCCAGCGGGTTGGATGACCGAGCCACGTGTGTATTGGTGCAGCCGGACCAGACGATCTTGGTGGCTGCACGATCTTTTAATGGCACTACCTGGGACCTTGCTCTTCTTCGTTTCAACGAAGATGGTACAACGGACCCAAGCTTCGGAAACAACGGCGCGATCATCCACAGTTTTGGAGATGGTAACGAGATCGCGTCTTCAATTGCTTTGGACGTTCAAGGCAGGATCCTCGTTTGTGGAACGGCGTATAGCGATGTGGCTAACACCACTTCAGACATATTCATCGCTCGGTTCTTGGCCAATGGAAACTTAGATGGTTCATTCAATGATGGTTCCGGATTTCTTATCCGTAGCGTACACCAAACAGAAGATGGTGAGCAAGGTCATGTTGTGATCGCACAGCCAGATGGAAAGATCATGATGGTAGGACAAACCGGCCCGAGCCTGTATCCTGAGATCCTTCACGAACGCTACCTGGAAGACGGCACGTTGGATAGTACACTTGAAGGCGATGGGTCCTCTTTGCCTTATACAGGTACCAGCCGGGCACACGCCCTTGCTGGCAAATTGGACGGGAACGGCAATCTGTTGCTCGCTGGCTATGCAAGCCTGATCGGTTCCTCAGAAAGAAAGATGCTACTGTTCTCGATCAACCCCGATGGTAGCATAACGAACGACTTCGGTGCGAGCAACGGAGTTACGCTGAATACTGCGGAAAGCAACACTAATCTAGCTTACGCTATTGCGATCACCCCTAACGGAAATGTGCTTCTGGGGGGTGTGCGCATAGGCGATAGGTCAGAACAAATGATCTCGCGCTACACAGCAGATGGCCTTGTCGATAACTCATTCGGCACTGATGGTAGCGTTTTCCTCAATACCACGACACCCTATAGCGATGTTGTCAATGATATTCTTGTTGACAGCGATGGTAAGATCCTCGTAGCTGGCTCTTTCGGTAATGCCATGCAAGGTAGGAACTGGGTCGTGTCGCGATTGAATGCCGACGGTAGCTATGATCTAACCTTCAACATGACCGGGTCCAACGTGAGTACTACCGACGATGGAGATGCAGATTGCGTTCAGTTAGCACTTTTCAGCAACGATAAGATCCTTGGTGCAGGTTGGGCAAGAGTGGATGGAAATAACCACATCGTGTTGCGTAAATACCTGAAGGATATAAGTACATCCGTGGAACCCGATCA
The nucleotide sequence above comes from Flavobacteriales bacterium. Encoded proteins:
- a CDS encoding T9SS type A sorting domain-containing protein translates to MKQILSLLIFCASYSTVLAQPGYLDTNFGDGGTVVVPHLASGLDDRATCVLVQPDQTILVAARSFNGTTWDLALLRFNEDGTTDPSFGNNGAIIHSFGDGNEIASSIALDVQGRILVCGTAYSDVANTTSDIFIARFLANGNLDGSFNDGSGFLIRSVHQTEDGEQGHVVIAQPDGKIMMVGQTGPSLYPEILHERYLEDGTLDSTLEGDGSSLPYTGTSRAHALAGKLDGNGNLLLAGYASLIGSSERKMLLFSINPDGSITNDFGASNGVTLNTAESNTNLAYAIAITPNGNVLLGGVRIGDRSEQMISRYTADGLVDNSFGTDGSVFLNTTTPYSDVVNDILVDSDGKILVAGSFGNAMQGRNWVVSRLNADGSYDLTFNMTGSNVSTTDDGDADCVQLALFSNDKILGAGWARVDGNNHIVLRKYLKDISTSVEPDQVRSLLSAFPNPTDQNIMVTFTLQHEDKIALRLLDAQGRIVQQAISGRSFAEGEHRINVDLEQLPEGLYELDLRGTEHRWTTRIVKN